The following DNA comes from Erigeron canadensis isolate Cc75 chromosome 3, C_canadensis_v1, whole genome shotgun sequence.
AGAAACTTTGAATATGAATAACAGCACGTTTTTGATTTGTAGTCAGTTGGTATACtcgtattgatatttatttttatttggaaaTTACAGTCAGATAGGACTTTGGATACACCTGATCTTGTGGATGACTACTATTTGAAATTAGTTGATTGGGGTAGCAGCAATTCTATTGCTATCGGTCTTGGAAATAGTATCTATCTGTTGGATGCATCAGACAAGTCAACCCCTTATGAAATTCAATTAGCTGATGAAAACAGTGGCCCAGTTACAAGTGTAAAGTGGGCACCTAATGGAATACATGTAGCTGTCGGTTTGAACAATTCTGAGGTTCAGCTGTGGGATGTTACTACCGCACAAATGGtacgtgtttttttttgtgcTTTATTTTGTGGATTTCTGTCACTTTTGTTGCCAAAACAGCTAGTTTTACACATTTCTGTCAAAATAGTTTGCAGTCCAAATGTTCAATACATCTTTGACCTAGGCATTGATTTAGAGACTAAAAACAGACCTGATTTTAATGTGTTTATTTTTTGGTTCTGATGATGCATAGTCACTTGGTGTTATAATCTATTGGTGGCAATTCTTGACGCACTTCCCAATTAATAAGTTAATTTGATTCATGTATTATCTGAAACGGGTGAAATGGGTAAAGCTATAAGAATTAGTGAAAATGGATATGGGTAATAAAAAGGGTATCTAAATTCTCAACACCTCTATTCtaaattagatttttatttttataaattagattttttttcatgtatataGTGAAAGTTACTGTTACCCAACCAGCCCTGAACTGCCCTTTTTCCACTTTCACTTTTATAAAAGTTCAGACTTCTAACAATATCTTACTTGATCAGTTGAGGATACAAGGCCATCATTCAAGGGTCGGATCTCTCGACTGGAATCATGATATCTTGACAACCGGCAGCATGGACGGTTTGATAAATAACAATGATGTTAGAATTAACTCAAATATTATTGGGACATACAGAGGGCATAATCAAGAGGTGTGTGGATTAAAATGGTCACCATCAGGTCAACAACTAGCGAGCGGTGGCAACGACAACCTTGTCTATATATGGAACCTTTCTTCTAATCAAAGAGTCCACCGCTTCTCAGGCCATACATCTGCTGTAAAAGCTCTAGATTGGTGTCCGTTTCAGAGAAATTTACTAGCTTCTGGTGGCGGAGTAGATGATCAGTGCATCAAGTTTTGGAATTCCAACACAGGTGCGTGCTTGAATTCAGTGGACACAGGGTCACAGGTGTCATGCTTGCTTTGGAGTAGACACGAACGTGAACTTTTGAGCTCTCATGGTTTCAGTGACAACGAACTCACTCTCTGGAAGTATCCTTCTATGAATAAGTTGACTGAACTCCGTGAACATACTTTAAGAGTGCTGCATATGACTCAGGTGCGTGAAGTTAACCTTTCTACCCATAAATCTGACATCTAGTTAAACTGATATTAATGTAAATTAATCATCCCTTGTACTTATGTTTTTATGCTATCTATTTCAGAGTCCAGATGGGTATAGGGTTGCATCTCTAGGTGCTGATGAGACGCTGCGATTTTGGAACGTGTTTGGTACACCCCATGTGGTCAAGAAGGAAATTAAGAAACACGCAGAACCATTTGCTTATGCTGCACTTATTAGATGAGTACGTGACAGTCAAGAAGTTCACTTTTGAATCAGTTTTTGAATAGGTTGTAAAGAACGTAATAGTATAAGCATCTCCAGTTAACTTGTGTTTTG
Coding sequences within:
- the LOC122591654 gene encoding cell division cycle 20.1, cofactor of APC complex-like, giving the protein MCSVYCDNSDFVALLCVMVLHLVFLLWFFDINLRLDRFIPNRSAMDFNFANYMLTGGKVQKKSSSPSPWGEDYLEMLAEVFNMNRKRILSFKNKPPNETSPPSLEPYVKPRRYISKSDRTLDTPDLVDDYYLKLVDWGSSNSIAIGLGNSIYLLDASDKSTPYEIQLADENSGPVTSVKWAPNGIHVAVGLNNSEVQLWDVTTAQMVRLRIQGHHSRVGSLDWNHDILTTGSMDGLINNNDVRINSNIIGTYRGHNQEVCGLKWSPSGQQLASGGNDNLVYIWNLSSNQRVHRFSGHTSAVKALDWCPFQRNLLASGGGVDDQCIKFWNSNTGACLNSVDTGSQVSCLLWSRHERELLSSHGFSDNELTLWKYPSMNKLTELREHTLRVLHMTQSPDGYRVASLGADETLRFWNVFGTPHVVKKEIKKHAEPFAYAALIR